In the genome of Aspergillus luchuensis IFO 4308 DNA, chromosome 2, nearly complete sequence, one region contains:
- a CDS encoding uncharacterized protein (COG:S;~EggNog:ENOG410PRC8;~SECRETED:SignalP(1-25);~TransMembrane:1 (n6-17c25/26o283-303i)): protein MHASRIIPSTLSILALLSQFQLSIASPLEPEVSLEEATLEKRCSNPCGYYSQLCCSSSETCSTNSDGEAECVSSGSWEYYTTTYVVTETERATFTSTWSSYISATTSTGSCNAEYGETVCGSDCCGPAYVCSNNQCILGSTSIWATATATPPVRGTTLSTVTQTATTTEPFTAPVSTSGTPLVVKGSGGGLSGGAIAGIVIGTIAGVFLLLLLCACMCCRGALDSVLACLGLGGGRKRRETTYVEERRRRHHSSSGARPEQRTWFGSRPAPSTAGGGKKKESGMGALATIGIVLGAIALCLGLKRRRDRDVDEKSDYTYPSTYYSYYSSDYYTNDGSVVTDDRRTRDTRRTRRSRTRSRR, encoded by the exons ATGCATGCGTCTCGCATAATCCCGTCGACCTTATCTATACTGGCCTTACTAAGTCAGTTTCAACTCTCGATAGCTTCCCCATTGGAACCCGAGGTGAGTCTCGAGGAGGCCACCTTGGAGAAGCGCTGTTCGAATCCTTGCGGTTATTATAGCCAGCTTTGCTGCAGCTCAAGCGAAACATGCAGCACCAACAGTGATGGCGAAGCTGAGTGCGTCAGTTCCGGAAGCTGGGAGTATTACACCACCACGTATGTCGTGACCGAAACAGAGCGTGCGACTTTTACTTCAACATGGAGCTCCTACATTTCGGCAACAACGAGCACTGGCAGTTGCAATGCCGAGTATGGTGAAACGGTCTGCGGCAGCGACTGTTGCGGCCCTGCATATGTCTGCTCCAACAATCAATGTATCCTGGGAAGCACGTCAATCTGGGCAACTGCGACTGCCACACCCCCCGTACGCGGAACAACGCTATCGACTGTAACTCAAACGGCCACCACTACTGAGCCTTTCACTGCCCCTGTGAGCACAAGCGGCACGCCATTGGTTGTGAAGGGCTCCGGCGGAGGACTCAGCGGCGGAGCCATCGCGGGCATTGTTATCGGAACAATTGCCGGCGTGTTCCTTCTGTTACTCCTTTGCGCCTGTATGTGCTGCCGTGGAGCACTTGATTCTGTGCTTGCTTGCCTTGGTCTCGGTGGCGGTAGGAAGCGGAGAGAAACCACTTACGTTGAAGaacgtcgtcgtcgtcaccattcttcttccgggGCTAGACCTGAACAACGCACCTGGTTCGGCAGTCGACCGGCACCATCAACAGCAGGTGGCGGTAAGAAGAAAGAGTCTGGCATGGGTGCTTTGGCGACCATTGGAATCGTCCTGGGTGCGATCGCGCTGTGCCTTGGGTTGAAGAGGCGCAGAGACCGTGacgtggatgagaagagcgATTACACGTATCCGAGCACCTACTACAGTTACTACTCCTCTGACTACTATACCAACGATG GAAGCGTGGTGACAGATGATCGGCGGACGAGAGACACCAGAAGAACTAGACGATCTCGTACGCGTtcacgaagatga
- the RCD1 gene encoding Rcd1-like cell differentiation family protein (BUSCO:EOG09263Q8J;~COG:S;~EggNog:ENOG410PFZX;~InterPro:IPR016024,IPR011989,IPR007216;~PFAM:PF04078;~go_component: GO:0030014 - CCR4-NOT complex [Evidence IEA];~go_process: GO:0006402 - mRNA catabolic process [Evidence IEA]) yields MLQTQTQHVFSHQHQYPQADPTWLQQQQHHQTHPHQAQQPHSSLVAQQHAQVQAAAAAAAAAQQQHYTRIAMAGNAGAGNSAQGAGAGGIGGDGALPGAVSVMDGGISDENRKVFIWVAELLDPSRREAALMELSKKREQVPELALVIWHSFGVMTALLQEIISVYPLLNPSQLTAAASNRVCNALALLQCVASHNETRTLFLNAHIPLFLYPFLNTTSKSRPFEYLRLTSLGVIGALVKNDSSDVINFLLTTEIIPLCLRIMETGSELSKTVAIFIVQKILLDDIGLAYICATYERFYAVGTVLSNMVTQLVEQQTVRLLKHVVRCFLRLSDNSRAREALRQCLPEPLRDATFSSVLRDDAATKRCLAQLLINLSDNVSDGAPGVAM; encoded by the exons ATGCTTCAAACGCAGACTCAGCACGTCTTCTCTCATCAGCACCAGTATCCGCAGGCTGATCCGACCTGgttgcagcaacagcagcatcaccaaACCCACCCGCACCAGGCTCAGCAACCGCATTCTTCGTTGGTCGCCCAACAGCATGCCCAAGTCCAGGcggccgcagccgcagccgcagccgctcaacaacaacactatACTCGTATAGCCATGGCTGGAAACGCCGGTGCCGGTAATTCCGCTCAAGGGGCTGGTGCAGGAGGCATTGGTGGGGACGGTGCGTTGCCCGGTGCGGTGTCCGTGATGGATGGTGGCATCAGTGATGAGAATCGGAAAGTTTTCATCTGGGTCGCAGAGCTTCTCGATCCGAGTCGCAGAGAAGCCGCCCTCATGGAACTTAGCAAGAAGAGAGAGCAAGTGCCGGAACTCGCGCTGGTTATTTGGCACTCTTTCG GTGTCATGACCGCTCTACTTCAGGAAATCATCTCCGTATACCCTTTGTTGAACCCTTCGCAATTAACTGCGGCTGCATCAAACCGGGTCTGCAATGCGCTGGCTCTCTTGCAGTGTGTGGCTTCCCACAACGAGACTCGCACCTTGTTTCTTAATG CTCACATTCCTCTGTTCCTCTATCCTTTCCTCAACACAACGTCAAAGTCGCGGCCCTTTGAGTATCTCCGCCTCACCTCGCTCGGCGTGATCGGAGCGTTGGTTAAGAATGACTCATCCGATGTCATCAATTTCCTCCTCACGACAGAGATCATTCCCCTTTGCTTGCGGATTATGGAGACCGGCTCAGAACTGAGCAAAACTGTGGCAATTTTCATTGTGCAGAAGATTCTCCTCGACGACATCGGTCTGGCGTACATCTGCGCAACCTATGAGAGGTTTTATGCGGTTGGAACTGTTTTGAGTAATATGGTCACTCAACTTGTCGAGCAACAGACAGTACGACTACTCAAGCATGTAGTGCGCTGCTTCCTTCG CCTGAGTGACAACAGCAGGGCGCGAGAGGCGCTGCGTCAATGCCTTCCGGAACCCTTGCGCGATGCGACGTTCTCCTCCGTACTCCGCGACGACGCCGCCACTAAGCGCTGCCTGGCTCAGCTTCTCATCAACCTCTCGGATAATGTCTCCGATGGCGCACCTGGTGTTGCGATGTAA
- a CDS encoding putative PHD finger domain protein (COG:S;~EggNog:ENOG410PHJ2;~InterPro:IPR028938,IPR019787,IPR019786,IPR011011, IPR001965,IPR013083;~PFAM:PF00628;~go_component: GO:0031213 - RSF complex [Evidence IEA];~go_process: GO:0006355 - regulation of transcription, DNA-templated [Evidence IEA]) — protein MVSRKRTRSEVDAAPEQPPEEPGLLQQLRNCWEFASLMQYIAIFGKVMKIDEDFGIEDLETECLKPTPSEKLLEIGLCLLKWVSSHRGLTFDNFDEYTRRQYNAKAPHIPNPFGYEEVPNRFLDFDVFLKLRVLHQLSIWTFWNPDRIREKMPEQRELDQTEWRIEEIGYDREGRYYYILDDNRLYRRTDPPIPPPKPAKSKSRRKSARAMRASKRRRVTGADPIEESDEEDNAVDGDASEDPLQAMTWECIAVTLDDYKQFLESIRKTRDPNEKILRDRIDEQVMPIIEKEEEAQERQKQKREKELFNMQLLAGAKRSSRIAGKAERERQEREAAEAARKRETELAAARKEEERVKKLEAERRSRIMTREQRTKDRERKRILHESELQRIKEEQEKVARGESRASERHLQAEMEKYRKNLEDLSQEDQWIFDCSGCGVHGQNLDDGSHSVACESCNVWQHSKCLGISKSEAEREDFHFVCKDCKRREEEAKLPKLPPLKFRVGSSTSPSSTAPEGDTKIKVPDPEQSPISSIKNAQHTFQLPLAGSPQKQPSSMPSVPSQNPPQSVSFPPLSPERRPQSAHTTSFSPPRAPFSPSKGLNAFTPSSKEQVPKLPSIHQAMHLPPHSRESFNGGSFPARRPSSSHSTQSPTLPSPIQNRPSMSPTQGNRDVGPLAGFPPVASTDHSAPWTPYGQHQTPRPNTGNHSSFSSLHNGRPSFMATPTASRSSPPQSSHGMPLSGISPTKQSPRPMTSGSVTGAPVLPPIQKLEPSPKLMGRSSPDAPIPPPVKCMTPEQEERRQRENAMLQAQLHGTNGPHSVMSSPSLNRIPPLGPPAVAQQPAPSPQPGQK, from the exons ATGGTATCGCGAAAGCGCACCCGCTCCGAGGTGGACGCTGCCCCAGAGCAGCCACCTGAGGAGCCGGGTTTACTCCAGCAGCTTCGGAACTGCTGGGAGTTTGCCAGCCTCATGCAATATATTGCCATATTCGGTAAAGTCATGAAGATTGACGAGGATTTCGGGATTGAG GACCTGGAAACTGAGTGTCTAAAGCCTACCCCTTCCGAGAAACTACTAGAGATTGGACTCTGTCTTTTGAAATGGGTGTCGTCGCATCGGGGCCTCAC CTTCGATAACTTCGATGAGTATACGCGACGTCAGTACAATGCGAAAGCACCACACATTCCTAACCCTTTCGGGTATGAGGAGGTTCCGAATAGGTTCTTGGACTTCGACGTTTTCTTGAAATTGCGCGTCTTGCACCAGCTGTCTATTTGGACCTTTTGGAATCCCGATCGCATCCGCGAAAAGATGCCGGAGCAGAGGGAATTGGATCAGACGGAGTGG CGTATCGAAGAAATAGGCTACGATCGTGAAGGCCGTTACTACTATATCCTCGATGATAACAGGCTCTATCGCCGCACCGACCCCCCTATTCCGCCGCCGAAACCGGCCAAGTCAAAGTCGAGGAGAAAGAGCGCCCGCGCCATGAGAGCCTCTAAACGAAGACGTGTTACAGGCGCCGATCCTATTGAAGAgtccgatgaggaagacaaTGCTGTGGACGGCGACGCCTCAGAGGATCCTCTGCAAGCGATGACGTGGGAATGCATTGCCGTTACACTAGACGATTACAAGCAGTTCCTCGAGTCCataagaaagacaagagatCCCAATGAGAAGATACTGAGGGATAGGATCGATGAACAGGTCATGCCCATcattgagaaggaagaagaggcccaggagagacagaaacagaagcgcgagaaggaGCTTTTCAACATGCAGCTGCTCGCTGGCGCTAAACGATCCAGTCGGATCGCCGGAAAAGCCGAGAGAGAGCGACAGGAGCGTGAGGCTGCTGAAGCAGCACGTAAGCGAGAGACGGAACTAGCCGCAGCCcgcaaagaggaagaaagagtgaaGAAACTGGAGGCGGAAAGACGCTCACGCATCATGACCCGGGAACAGCGTACTAAAGATCGGGAGAGGAAGCGGATACTACATGAAAGTGAGCTCCAACGCATcaaagaagagcaggagaAAGTTGCACGGGGCGAGAGCAGAGCTTCCGAGAGACATCTTCAAGCAGAAATGGAAAAGTACCGCAAGAATCTGGAGGACCTCTCGCAGGAAGATCAATGGATATTCGACTGCTCGGGCTGCGGTGTTCATGGTCAGAATTTG GATGATGGCTCTCACAGTGTTGCATGCGAGTCCTGTAATGTGTGGCAGCACAGCAAGTGTCTCGGTATCTCGAAAAGCGAAGCTGAACGAGAGGATTTCCACTTCGTTTGCAAGGACTGTAAACGacgcgaagaggaagcgaaGCTGCCCAAACTTCCACCGTTGAAATTCCGCGTCGGGTCGTCgacctctccatcctcgacTGCGCCAGAAGGAGATACCAAGATCAAGGTTCCAGATCCGGAACAAAGTCCCATATCGTCTATCAAAAACGCTCAGCATACCTTCCAGTTGCCTCTTGCAGGGTCTCCTCAAAAGCAACCTTCTTCCATGCCTTCCGTTCCCTCACAAAACCCCCCTCAATCcgtctccttccctcctttgTCCCCCGAGCGCCGGCCTCAGTCCGCCCACACCACATCATTTAGCCCTCCTCGAGCCCCTTTCTCTCCATCAAAGGGCTTGAATGCATTCACTCCGTCATCTAAGGAACAGGTTCCAAAattgccatccatccaccaagcgATGCATTTACCGCCTCATTCTCGCGAGTCCTTCAACGGCGGGTCGTTTCCGGCGCGGCGACCGTCGTCCTCTCACTCTACGCAGAGTCCCACTCTGCCTTCGCCCATTCAGAACCGGCCGTCTATGTCCCCAACCCAGGGAAACCGGGATGTTGGTCCTCTTGCGGGATTTCCGCCTGTAGCTTCGACAGATCACTCAGCCCCATGGACGCCATACGGTCAACACCAGACCCCTCGTCCAAACACGGGCAatcattcttccttctcttccttgcatAACGGGCGTCCATCTTTCATGGCCACTCCGACTGCAAGTcgctcctctcctccccagagTTCCCACGGCATGCCTCTTTCGGGTATCAGCCCGACCAAGCAATCACCCCGACCTATGACATCTGGCAGTGTCACTGGAGCTCCCGTCCTTCCTCCGATCCAGAAACTCGAGCCGAGTCCTAAATTGATGGGTCGTAGCTCGCCCGATGCACCCATTCCGCCGCCGGTCAAATGCATGACACCGGAGCAAGAGGAGCGCAGGCAAAGGGAAAACGCCATGCTGCAGGCCCAGTTGCACGGGACCAATGGCCCGCATTCAGTGATGTCGTCGCCGTCGCTCAATCGTATACCACCTTTAGGGCCTCCTGCCGTTGCACAACAGcctgctccatctcctcagcCCGGACAAAAGTGA